A single genomic interval of Alistipes provencensis harbors:
- a CDS encoding NAD(P)H-dependent flavin oxidoreductase — translation MKSLKIGNLCASMPVVQGGMGVGVSLAGLASAVANQGGVGVISSAGLGVIYNNYSKDYRAASVWGLKEELRKAREATRGIIGVNVMVAMSNFADMVKTAIAEKADIIFSGAGLPLNLPSFLTEGAKTKLAPIVSSARAAKVLCQKWFAEYKYIPDAIVVEGPKAGGHLGYKADQITDEHYSLETLVPEIVAEVRAFEREHDCRIPVIAGGGIYTGEDIYRIMELGADGVQMGTRFVTTEECDADPAFKQSYIEAHEEDIEIIQSPVGMPGRAIHNSFLDRVKEGLKRPKNCPFDCIKTCDVTHSPYCIMLALYNAFKGKLRNGYAFCGANAWRADKIQSVRDLMASLRAEYEAFSLKDKLFGVK, via the coding sequence ATGAAATCACTGAAAATCGGAAATTTATGCGCCTCGATGCCCGTCGTTCAGGGCGGCATGGGCGTAGGCGTATCCCTCGCGGGTCTGGCTTCGGCCGTGGCCAATCAGGGCGGCGTCGGCGTTATCTCGTCGGCGGGCCTCGGGGTGATCTATAACAACTATTCGAAGGACTACCGCGCGGCCTCGGTCTGGGGGCTGAAAGAGGAGCTCCGCAAGGCCCGCGAAGCCACGCGCGGCATCATCGGCGTCAACGTCATGGTCGCCATGTCGAACTTCGCCGACATGGTGAAGACCGCCATCGCCGAGAAAGCCGACATCATCTTCTCGGGCGCCGGGCTGCCGCTCAACCTGCCGTCGTTCCTGACCGAGGGGGCCAAGACCAAGCTGGCCCCGATCGTTTCGTCGGCACGCGCCGCGAAGGTGCTGTGCCAGAAATGGTTCGCGGAGTACAAGTATATTCCCGACGCCATCGTCGTCGAGGGCCCCAAGGCGGGCGGCCACTTGGGTTACAAGGCCGACCAGATCACCGACGAGCACTACTCGCTCGAGACGCTCGTCCCGGAGATCGTCGCCGAGGTCCGCGCTTTCGAGCGTGAGCACGACTGCCGCATTCCGGTGATCGCCGGCGGCGGCATCTACACGGGCGAGGACATCTATCGCATCATGGAGCTGGGCGCCGACGGCGTCCAGATGGGTACGCGCTTCGTCACCACCGAGGAGTGCGATGCCGATCCGGCTTTCAAGCAGAGCTACATCGAGGCTCACGAGGAGGATATCGAGATCATCCAGAGCCCCGTCGGCATGCCGGGCCGGGCCATCCACAACTCGTTCCTCGACCGGGTGAAAGAGGGGCTGAAACGCCCGAAGAACTGCCCGTTCGACTGCATCAAGACCTGCGACGTGACGCACAGCCCCTATTGCATCATGCTGGCGCTCTACAACGCTTTCAAGGGCAAGCTCCGCAACGGCTACGCCTTCTGCGGTGCGAACGCTTGGCGGGCCGATAAGATCCAGTCGGTGCGGGACCTGATGGCCTCGCTGCGGGCCGAATATGAAGCATTCTCCTTGAAAGACAAACTATTCGGTGTGAAATAG
- the terL gene encoding phage terminase large subunit has translation MPYSEKPPAAAPPAFADFALGVYPFLELQPFHRAYYRVLEAFAAGRIRRLIVTMPPQHGKSVGATTLLPAYVLGLDPDLRVAIASYSGSLASKFNRRVQRILESQEYAAFFPDTSIKQGAKPPGYIRTADEVEIIGRRGGLLSVGREGSLTGNRVDCFVLDDLYKDALEANSPLIRGNCWEWYTSVVRTRMHNASRELIVFTRWHEEDLIGTLAAREPVEELRAWSQLECLSADRWLHLNFEALKNGPPTEVDPRQPGEALWEEQHGASLLAAKRRLDPLQFEAMYQGHPSSREGLLYGLNFAEYDDLPREIVRRANYTDTADTGDDYLCSLCYAVDADGVIYVTDAVYSREPMETTEPLVGDMLVRSDTRQAAIESNNGGRGFARAVQALAPGVRIEWFHQSANKEARILSNSATALHLVRWPRGWNLRWPELYAHLTTYRRKFRANRWHDAADVVTGIVEREAAGRGQKRVRGVRFL, from the coding sequence GTGCCGTATTCCGAAAAGCCGCCTGCCGCCGCGCCGCCTGCCTTTGCCGACTTCGCCCTCGGGGTCTATCCCTTTCTCGAACTGCAACCCTTCCACCGGGCCTATTACCGTGTGCTGGAGGCCTTTGCCGCAGGACGCATCCGGCGGCTGATCGTCACCATGCCGCCCCAGCACGGCAAGAGCGTCGGGGCCACGACCCTGCTCCCGGCCTATGTGCTGGGGCTCGATCCCGACCTGCGGGTCGCCATCGCCTCCTATTCGGGGTCGCTGGCCTCGAAGTTCAACCGCCGCGTGCAGCGCATCCTCGAATCGCAGGAGTACGCCGCCTTTTTCCCCGACACCTCCATCAAGCAGGGGGCCAAACCTCCGGGCTATATCCGCACCGCCGACGAGGTCGAGATCATCGGCCGCCGGGGCGGACTGCTCTCCGTCGGGCGCGAGGGGTCGCTGACGGGCAACCGCGTGGACTGCTTCGTTTTGGACGATTTATATAAAGACGCGCTTGAGGCCAATTCGCCCCTGATCCGCGGCAACTGCTGGGAGTGGTACACCTCCGTCGTGAGGACTCGTATGCACAACGCCTCGCGTGAACTGATCGTCTTCACCCGCTGGCACGAGGAGGACCTCATCGGCACCCTCGCGGCCCGCGAACCGGTCGAGGAGCTGCGCGCGTGGTCGCAGTTGGAGTGTCTGTCCGCCGACAGGTGGCTGCACCTCAATTTCGAGGCCCTGAAAAACGGCCCGCCTACGGAGGTCGATCCCCGGCAGCCCGGCGAGGCGCTGTGGGAGGAGCAGCACGGCGCTTCGCTGCTGGCCGCCAAGCGGCGGCTGGACCCTCTGCAGTTCGAGGCGATGTATCAGGGGCATCCCTCGTCCCGCGAAGGACTGCTGTACGGGCTGAATTTCGCCGAGTACGACGACCTGCCCCGCGAGATCGTCCGCCGCGCCAACTACACCGATACGGCCGACACGGGCGACGACTACCTCTGCTCGCTCTGCTATGCCGTCGACGCCGACGGGGTGATCTATGTCACCGATGCGGTCTACTCGCGCGAACCGATGGAGACGACCGAACCGCTGGTGGGGGATATGCTCGTGCGCTCCGACACGCGGCAGGCGGCCATCGAGAGCAACAACGGCGGCCGCGGCTTCGCCCGGGCGGTGCAGGCGCTGGCGCCGGGCGTGAGGATCGAGTGGTTTCACCAGAGCGCCAACAAGGAGGCCCGCATCCTCTCCAACTCGGCCACGGCCCTGCACCTCGTGCGCTGGCCCCGGGGCTGGAACCTCCGCTGGCCCGAGCTGTACGCTCACCTGACGACCTACCGCCGGAAATTCCGCGCCAACCGCTGGCACGACGCCGCCGACGTGGTGACGGGCATCGTCGAACGCGAGGCCGCGGGCCGGGGCCAAAAGCGGGTCCGGGGCGTGCGGTTTCTGTGA
- a CDS encoding XRE family transcriptional regulator has product MNGRVKLIRKQLEMTQEQLAQRLGIGKAALSMIETGKAGLSTRNRNILVQELNVNPEWLETGKGNMFNAEPDLTAYMHRTDNSLPLQSVPLYSIEGTAGLVPLFSDRVQTKPVNFIHIPNLPKCDGAIYIVGDSMYPLLKSGDIVLYKQLHDIDDIFWGDMYLLSIDIDGEEYVTVKYIQKSDREGYVKLVSQNVHHADKEVEIARIRAIALVKASIRMNSIR; this is encoded by the coding sequence ATGAACGGACGGGTGAAACTGATACGCAAACAACTCGAGATGACGCAAGAACAGCTGGCACAGCGACTTGGCATCGGGAAAGCGGCGCTCTCGATGATCGAGACCGGCAAGGCGGGACTCTCGACCCGCAACCGCAACATACTGGTTCAGGAATTGAACGTCAATCCCGAGTGGCTCGAAACCGGGAAAGGCAACATGTTCAACGCCGAACCCGACCTGACGGCCTACATGCACCGCACGGACAATTCGCTGCCGCTGCAGAGCGTGCCCCTCTACTCGATCGAGGGCACGGCGGGGCTGGTGCCGCTGTTCTCGGACCGGGTGCAGACCAAACCCGTCAATTTCATCCACATCCCCAACCTCCCGAAATGCGACGGGGCCATTTATATCGTCGGGGACTCGATGTACCCGCTGCTGAAAAGCGGCGACATCGTGCTTTACAAACAGTTGCACGACATCGACGACATCTTCTGGGGGGACATGTACCTGCTGTCGATCGACATCGACGGCGAAGAGTATGTGACGGTGAAATACATCCAGAAATCCGACCGCGAGGGCTATGTGAAGCTCGTGAGCCAGAACGTCCACCACGCCGACAAAGAGGTGGAGATCGCACGCATCCGCGCCATCGCGCTCGTAAAGGCAAGTATCAGGATGAACTCCATAAGGTAA
- the kduI gene encoding 5-dehydro-4-deoxy-D-glucuronate isomerase: MKTNYEIRYAAHPEDAKSYDTARLRRDFLIEKVFTADEVNMVYSMYDRMIVGGAMPVAETLKLEVIDPLKAPFFLTRREMGIFNVGGPGVVKAGDAVFELDYKEALYLGSGDREVTFESKDAKNPAKFYFNSTTAHRNYPDKKVTKADAVVAHMGSLEGSNDRNINKMIVNQVLPTCQLQMGMTELLPGSVWNTMPAHVHSRRMEAYFYFEVPEEHAVCHLMGEVDETRHIWMKGDQAVLSPEWSIHSAAATHNYTFIWGMGGENLDYGDQDFSKITDLK; the protein is encoded by the coding sequence ATGAAGACCAATTACGAAATCCGCTATGCGGCACATCCCGAGGATGCGAAAAGCTACGACACGGCGCGCCTGCGCCGCGATTTCCTGATCGAAAAAGTATTCACGGCCGACGAGGTCAACATGGTCTACTCGATGTACGACCGCATGATCGTCGGCGGCGCGATGCCCGTCGCCGAGACACTCAAGCTCGAGGTCATCGACCCGCTGAAGGCTCCGTTCTTCCTGACCCGCCGCGAGATGGGCATTTTCAACGTCGGAGGCCCCGGCGTGGTGAAGGCCGGCGACGCCGTATTCGAACTCGACTACAAGGAGGCCCTCTACCTCGGTTCGGGCGACCGCGAGGTGACGTTCGAAAGCAAGGACGCCAAGAATCCCGCGAAATTCTATTTCAACTCCACGACGGCCCACCGCAACTACCCCGACAAGAAGGTCACGAAGGCCGACGCCGTGGTGGCCCACATGGGTTCGCTCGAGGGTTCGAACGACCGCAACATCAACAAGATGATCGTCAATCAGGTGCTGCCGACCTGCCAGTTGCAGATGGGCATGACCGAGCTGCTGCCCGGCAGCGTGTGGAACACGATGCCCGCGCATGTGCACTCGCGCCGCATGGAGGCCTATTTCTATTTCGAGGTGCCCGAAGAGCACGCCGTATGCCACCTGATGGGCGAGGTCGACGAGACGCGCCATATCTGGATGAAGGGCGATCAGGCCGTGCTGTCGCCCGAATGGTCGATCCACAGCGCCGCCGCGACCCACAACTACACGTTCATCTGGGGCATGGGCGGCGAGAACCTCGACTACGGCGACCAAGATTTTTCGAAAATTACGGATTTAAAGTAA
- a CDS encoding gluconate 5-dehydrogenase → MVNFSLEGKVALVTGASYGIGFALATAFARQGAKIVFNDIKQELVDKGLAAYKAEGIEAKGYVCDVTNEEQVNAMVAQIEKEVGVVDILVNNAGIIKRIPMVEMTAAEFRQVIDIDLNGPFIVSKAVIPSMIKKGKGKIINICSMMSELGRETVSAYAAAKGGLKMLTRNIASEYGEYNIQCNGIGPGYIATPQTAPLRERQADGSRHPFDSFIVAKTPAARWGTPEDLMGPAVFLASDASDFVNGHILYVDGGILAYIGKQPQ, encoded by the coding sequence ATGGTAAATTTTTCACTGGAAGGTAAGGTAGCGCTCGTGACGGGCGCCTCTTACGGCATCGGATTCGCGCTGGCGACGGCTTTCGCACGTCAGGGCGCAAAGATCGTTTTCAACGACATCAAACAGGAATTGGTAGACAAGGGTCTGGCCGCTTACAAGGCCGAGGGCATCGAGGCCAAAGGCTACGTCTGCGACGTGACCAACGAGGAGCAGGTGAACGCCATGGTGGCGCAGATCGAAAAGGAGGTCGGCGTGGTGGACATCCTCGTCAACAACGCCGGAATCATCAAGCGCATCCCGATGGTCGAAATGACCGCCGCGGAGTTCCGTCAGGTGATCGACATCGACCTCAACGGTCCCTTCATCGTGTCGAAAGCCGTCATCCCCTCGATGATCAAAAAGGGCAAGGGCAAGATCATCAACATCTGCTCGATGATGTCCGAACTGGGCCGCGAGACCGTGTCGGCATACGCCGCAGCCAAGGGCGGCCTGAAGATGCTGACCCGCAACATCGCTTCGGAGTACGGCGAATACAACATCCAGTGCAACGGCATCGGCCCGGGCTACATCGCAACGCCCCAGACCGCGCCGCTGCGCGAGCGTCAGGCCGACGGTTCGCGCCATCCGTTCGACTCGTTCATCGTGGCCAAAACCCCCGCGGCACGCTGGGGAACGCCCGAAGACCTGATGGGTCCCGCCGTATTCCTTGCGTCGGACGCCTCGGATTTCGTCAACGGCCACATTCTCTATGTGGACGGCGGTATTCTGGCCTACATCGGCAAGCAGCCGCAGTAA
- a CDS encoding ABC-F family ATP-binding cassette domain-containing protein produces MITVSNLEVQYGKRVLFKDINLKFTPGNCYGVIGANGAGKSTFLKVLSGEVTPSRGSVAFGSGERLSVLKQDHFEYDAYTVLDTVLMGHQPLWNTMKEKEELYAKPDFSEQDGLRAGELEEKFAEMQGWNAESDAANLLSSLGVKEALHYQLMSDLSAKEKVRVLLAQALFGKPDNLLLDEPTNDLDRTTIAWLENYLSNYENTVLVVSHDRHFLDSVCTHTVDIDYNDINLFSGNYSFWYESSQLALRQQQNQNKKAEEKKKELLEFIQRFSANVAKSKQTTSRKKMLERLNIEEIKPSMRKYPGIIFQPEREAGTKILGVDELCKTVNGERLFSNVSFTVEKGDKIAFLARDPRAVSALFDILVGDDKADSGVVEWGTTINYAYLPLNNAPYFESQLSIVDWLAQFSSDTSEMYLRGYLGKMLFSGEEIYKKVSVLSGGEKVRCMVSKMMIQQPNTLVLDSPTNHLDLESIQAFNNSLINFKGNVLLSSHDHEFVNTVANRIIELTPNGMVDRYMEYDDYITDEIVAQRLEALWA; encoded by the coding sequence ATGATTACAGTTTCAAATTTAGAGGTGCAATACGGAAAACGGGTTCTTTTCAAGGATATCAACCTCAAATTCACCCCGGGCAACTGCTACGGTGTGATCGGAGCCAACGGAGCGGGCAAGTCCACGTTCCTCAAAGTGCTCAGCGGCGAGGTGACCCCGTCGCGGGGCAGCGTGGCGTTCGGCTCGGGCGAACGGTTGTCGGTTCTCAAACAGGACCACTTCGAGTACGACGCATATACGGTCCTCGACACGGTGCTGATGGGACACCAGCCCCTGTGGAACACGATGAAGGAAAAGGAGGAGTTGTATGCCAAGCCCGATTTTTCGGAGCAGGACGGGCTGCGGGCCGGGGAGCTGGAGGAGAAGTTTGCGGAGATGCAGGGCTGGAACGCCGAGAGCGACGCCGCCAACCTCCTGAGCAGCCTCGGGGTCAAGGAGGCGCTGCACTACCAGTTGATGAGCGACCTGAGTGCCAAGGAGAAAGTGCGCGTGCTGCTGGCGCAGGCGCTGTTCGGCAAACCCGACAACCTGCTGCTCGACGAGCCGACCAACGACCTCGACCGGACGACGATCGCATGGCTCGAAAACTACCTGTCGAATTACGAAAATACGGTGCTCGTCGTTTCGCACGACCGCCACTTCCTCGACTCGGTGTGTACGCATACCGTCGACATCGACTACAACGATATCAACCTTTTCTCGGGTAACTACAGTTTCTGGTACGAGTCGAGTCAGCTCGCCCTGCGCCAGCAGCAGAACCAGAACAAGAAGGCCGAGGAGAAGAAAAAGGAGTTGTTGGAGTTCATCCAGCGGTTCAGCGCCAACGTCGCCAAATCGAAGCAGACGACCTCGCGCAAGAAGATGCTCGAGCGGCTCAATATCGAGGAGATCAAGCCCTCGATGCGCAAATATCCGGGCATCATCTTCCAGCCCGAACGCGAGGCCGGCACGAAGATCCTCGGGGTCGACGAACTGTGCAAGACCGTCAACGGCGAACGGCTGTTCAGCAACGTCAGCTTCACGGTCGAGAAGGGCGACAAGATCGCGTTCCTCGCACGCGACCCGCGTGCTGTTTCGGCGCTGTTCGACATTCTGGTCGGCGACGACAAGGCCGATTCGGGCGTTGTGGAGTGGGGTACGACGATTAACTACGCTTACCTGCCGCTCAATAACGCCCCCTATTTCGAGAGCCAGCTCTCGATCGTCGACTGGCTGGCGCAGTTCTCGTCCGACACCTCGGAGATGTACCTGCGGGGTTATCTGGGCAAGATGCTCTTCAGCGGCGAGGAGATTTACAAAAAGGTCAGCGTGCTTTCGGGAGGCGAGAAGGTGCGCTGCATGGTGTCGAAGATGATGATCCAGCAGCCCAATACGCTCGTGCTGGACTCTCCGACCAACCACCTAGACCTCGAATCGATTCAGGCGTTCAACAACTCGCTGATCAACTTCAAGGGCAATGTGCTGCTGAGTTCCCACGACCACGAATTTGTCAATACGGTCGCCAACCGCATCATCGAACTCACGCCCAACGGCATGGTCGACCGCTATATGGAATACGACGATTACATCACGGACGAGATCGTCGCCCAGCGTCTCGAGGCGCTGTGGGCATAG
- a CDS encoding 2-oxoacid:acceptor oxidoreductase subunit alpha has product MEQTKVRELQDVVIRFSGDSGDGMQLTGTLFSDTSALLGNGISTFPDYPAEIRAPQGTVAGVSGFQVHFGDHRELNPGDYCDVLVAMNPAALKANRKWLKAGATVILDGDSLTEEHLKKAGFATLDPLEELKLDEYNVVIPDITSMTREALKETGLDNKAVVKCKNMFALGICFWLFDRPEDYALKYLDGKFAKKNPAVAEANKLAIAAGYNYAANTHQFANNYTVAPAPREKGTYRSINGNVATAWGLCAAAEKAGLPLFCGSYPITPATVILEELAKRKDLGVKTVQAEDEIAGICTAIGAAFAGNFAVTTTSGPGLSLKSEALGLAVMTELPLVVVDVQRGGPSTGLPTKTEQSDLAQALYGRNGECPVIVVAASSPSDCFHYAFEAGRLAMEHMTPVILLTDGFIANGSEPWRIPQMKDYPAIQPPIVDKAPEGGFMPYVRNEKLARGWAFPGKVGLEHRVGGLEKDCVKGCISHDPANHQKMTHARAEKVAKAAEDIPAQTVYGEAEGDLLVVGWGGTRGHLQNAVDEMRKEGKKVSLCHFNYINPLPKGVRGIFAKFRKIVVCELNEGQFANYLRQNFQEFPYDQYNKCEGLPFTVVELKKKFESLLK; this is encoded by the coding sequence ATGGAACAAACAAAAGTGCGGGAGTTGCAGGATGTCGTGATACGCTTCTCGGGCGATTCGGGCGACGGAATGCAGCTTACGGGCACGCTCTTTTCCGACACTTCGGCGCTGCTGGGGAACGGCATCTCGACCTTCCCCGACTACCCGGCCGAAATCCGCGCCCCGCAGGGAACCGTGGCGGGCGTCTCGGGATTCCAGGTACATTTCGGCGACCACCGTGAGCTCAACCCCGGCGATTACTGCGACGTGCTGGTGGCCATGAACCCCGCGGCGCTCAAGGCCAACCGCAAGTGGCTCAAGGCCGGTGCCACGGTCATCCTCGACGGAGACTCGCTCACCGAGGAGCATCTCAAAAAGGCGGGGTTCGCAACGCTGGACCCGCTGGAGGAGCTCAAGCTCGACGAGTACAACGTCGTGATCCCCGACATTACGTCCATGACACGCGAGGCGCTCAAAGAGACCGGACTCGACAACAAGGCGGTGGTCAAGTGCAAGAACATGTTCGCACTGGGCATCTGCTTCTGGCTGTTCGACCGTCCGGAAGATTACGCCCTCAAATACCTCGACGGCAAGTTCGCCAAGAAGAACCCCGCCGTGGCCGAGGCCAACAAACTGGCCATCGCCGCAGGTTATAACTACGCGGCCAACACCCACCAGTTCGCCAACAACTACACCGTGGCCCCGGCTCCCCGCGAAAAGGGCACCTACCGCTCGATCAACGGCAACGTCGCCACGGCATGGGGACTGTGCGCCGCCGCCGAGAAGGCCGGACTGCCGCTCTTCTGCGGTTCGTACCCCATCACCCCGGCGACGGTGATCCTCGAGGAGCTGGCCAAGCGCAAGGACCTCGGCGTGAAGACCGTGCAGGCCGAGGACGAGATCGCGGGCATCTGCACCGCCATCGGAGCCGCCTTTGCGGGTAACTTCGCCGTGACGACCACCTCGGGACCGGGCCTGTCGCTCAAGAGCGAGGCGCTGGGTCTGGCCGTGATGACCGAACTGCCGCTCGTGGTGGTGGACGTACAGCGCGGAGGACCCTCGACGGGACTCCCGACCAAGACCGAACAGAGTGACTTGGCGCAGGCGCTCTACGGCCGCAACGGCGAATGCCCGGTGATCGTCGTGGCCGCATCGTCGCCCAGCGACTGCTTCCACTACGCATTCGAGGCCGGACGCCTCGCCATGGAGCACATGACGCCCGTCATCCTGCTCACCGACGGATTCATCGCCAACGGTTCGGAGCCGTGGCGCATCCCGCAGATGAAGGACTACCCCGCCATCCAGCCCCCGATCGTCGACAAAGCTCCCGAAGGCGGATTCATGCCTTATGTGCGCAACGAGAAACTGGCCCGCGGCTGGGCGTTCCCCGGCAAGGTGGGACTGGAGCACCGCGTGGGCGGACTGGAGAAGGACTGCGTGAAGGGCTGTATCTCGCACGACCCGGCCAACCACCAGAAGATGACGCACGCACGCGCCGAGAAGGTGGCCAAAGCCGCCGAGGACATTCCGGCCCAGACCGTTTACGGCGAGGCCGAGGGCGACCTGCTGGTCGTAGGCTGGGGCGGCACGCGCGGCCATCTGCAAAATGCCGTGGACGAGATGCGCAAAGAGGGCAAGAAGGTTTCGCTGTGCCATTTCAACTACATCAACCCGCTGCCGAAGGGCGTGCGCGGGATTTTTGCGAAATTCCGGAAGATCGTCGTCTGCGAGCTGAACGAAGGCCAGTTCGCCAACTACCTGCGCCAGAACTTCCAAGAGTTCCCCTACGACCAGTACAACAAGTGCGAGGGACTGCCCTTCACGGTTGTAGAGCTTAAAAAGAAATTCGAATCCTTACTGAAGTAA
- a CDS encoding 2-oxoacid:ferredoxin oxidoreductase subunit beta — protein MADYKYTPADFKSDQEVRWCPGCGDHAILNAVQRALPEIADALDTPHNLFTFVSGIGCSSRFIYYMKTYGFHSVHGRANAVATGVKTANPRLSVWVTTGDGDSLAIGGNHFIHAIRRNVDLNVILFNNEIYGLTKGQYSPTSKLGKITKTSPYGTVEKPFNPGELVIGAKGTFFARSIDMEVQLSKECMVAAAKHKGMSVIEVLQNCVIFNDKTHYDFAADKATRAERTVTLRHGEKMLFGANREKGIVFENMKLKVVTVGQDGYTLDDVLTHDAHERDTTLHSMLAAMKYPDYPVAVGVIREVEDDSVYDLAVERQVEEVKAASKIHCVDDLLRSGSTWEVE, from the coding sequence ATGGCAGACTACAAATACACCCCTGCGGATTTCAAGAGCGACCAAGAGGTACGCTGGTGCCCCGGATGCGGCGACCACGCCATTCTGAACGCCGTACAGCGCGCGCTGCCCGAGATTGCCGACGCGCTCGACACCCCACACAACCTGTTCACGTTCGTCTCGGGCATCGGCTGCTCGTCGCGTTTCATCTACTACATGAAGACCTACGGATTCCACTCCGTGCACGGACGCGCCAACGCCGTGGCGACGGGCGTCAAGACCGCCAACCCGCGCCTCTCGGTGTGGGTCACCACAGGCGACGGCGACTCGCTGGCCATCGGCGGCAACCACTTCATCCACGCCATCCGCCGCAATGTGGACCTGAACGTCATCCTGTTCAACAACGAGATCTACGGCCTCACCAAAGGCCAGTACTCCCCCACCTCGAAGCTGGGCAAGATCACCAAGACCTCGCCTTACGGCACGGTCGAGAAGCCGTTCAACCCCGGCGAACTGGTGATCGGCGCCAAAGGCACGTTCTTCGCCCGTTCGATCGACATGGAGGTCCAACTTTCGAAGGAATGCATGGTCGCCGCCGCCAAGCACAAGGGCATGTCGGTGATCGAGGTCTTGCAGAACTGCGTGATCTTCAACGACAAGACCCACTACGACTTCGCCGCCGACAAGGCCACGCGCGCCGAGCGCACCGTAACGCTGCGCCACGGCGAGAAGATGCTCTTCGGCGCCAACCGGGAGAAGGGCATCGTGTTCGAGAACATGAAGTTGAAGGTGGTGACCGTGGGTCAGGACGGCTATACGCTGGACGACGTGCTGACGCACGACGCCCACGAACGCGACACGACGCTGCACTCGATGCTGGCAGCCATGAAGTACCCCGACTATCCGGTCGCCGTAGGTGTGATCCGCGAGGTCGAGGACGACTCGGTCTACGACCTCGCGGTGGAGCGTCAGGTCGAGGAGGTGAAAGCCGCGAGCAAGATTCACTGTGTGGACGACCTGCTGCGTTCGGGCTCCACATGGGAGGTGGAATAA
- a CDS encoding glycosyltransferase family 32 protein: protein MSNLINRAPNTGVTYHDTEENSLLLAGGGNYPPKIQECIESWRRVLPDYEIIVWDTSRFDVRSVPWVRRAFRLKKYAFAADYIRHYALYTEGGIYLDMDIEVRKPFDELLTASQLFAVVEVNEEVLARNIEDGLLDREGHLLTRKPRYNLGLGIQSAAFGSEAGHPYLRKCLDWYESHRFRDNDGQSYYGNVIAPDIMAWAAVPYGFRYRDEEQSLADGMHVYPSHYVAGWPERACDGNYAIHHCIGSWRIKRKKWYSRWWKGMMRRFGLHK, encoded by the coding sequence ATGTCGAACCTGATAAATAGAGCTCCAAATACAGGCGTCACTTATCATGATACCGAAGAAAATTCATTGTTGCTGGCTGGGGGGGGGAATTATCCTCCCAAAATACAGGAGTGCATCGAATCTTGGCGGCGGGTGCTGCCCGATTACGAAATCATCGTCTGGGATACGAGCCGATTCGATGTCCGTTCGGTACCGTGGGTCCGGAGAGCTTTCAGGCTCAAGAAATATGCCTTTGCGGCCGACTATATCCGCCACTACGCGCTCTACACCGAAGGCGGTATCTATCTGGACATGGATATCGAGGTCCGCAAACCTTTCGACGAACTGCTCACCGCATCGCAGCTCTTTGCCGTGGTCGAGGTCAACGAAGAGGTGCTTGCCCGCAATATCGAGGACGGTCTGCTGGACCGGGAAGGACACCTGCTGACCAGAAAGCCCCGCTATAATCTGGGATTGGGAATCCAATCGGCAGCTTTCGGCAGCGAAGCCGGGCACCCCTATCTCCGCAAATGCCTCGACTGGTACGAAAGTCACCGCTTCCGGGACAACGACGGCCAATCCTACTACGGCAACGTAATCGCCCCCGACATCATGGCTTGGGCAGCCGTCCCCTACGGATTCCGCTACCGCGACGAGGAACAGTCGCTTGCCGACGGAATGCATGTATATCCCTCGCATTATGTGGCCGGATGGCCGGAACGCGCCTGCGACGGCAACTATGCCATACACCACTGTATCGGAAGCTGGCGGATAAAACGCAAAAAATGGTATTCCCGCTGGTGGAAAGGCATGATGCGCCGGTTCGGACTGCACAAATAA